One segment of Vibrio mimicus DNA contains the following:
- the rluC gene encoding 23S rRNA pseudouridine(955/2504/2580) synthase RluC has translation MNEIRTQVQFIDIDEDMAGQRIDNFLRNQLKTIPKSVVYRILRKGEVRVNKKRVKAEYKLEAGDVVRVPPVTVEVKENEPAPPSTKLNKVAELEHCIVYEDDHLLILNKPSGTAVHGGSGLHFGAIEALRALRPQARFLELVHRIDRDTSGILLVAKKRSALRHLQAQFREKTVQKYYYALVMGHWDSECKVVNAPLLKNEVNSIVRVNPNGKPSETRFRILEKFAEATLVQASPVTGRTHQIRVHTQYMGHPIAWDDRYGDRRFDAYTAKFGIERLFLHAANIQFVHPASEEKMEINAPLEAHLEQALAKMRQA, from the coding sequence TTTTTTGCGCAACCAATTAAAAACAATTCCGAAAAGCGTGGTTTATCGAATTCTGCGTAAGGGTGAAGTGCGCGTGAACAAAAAGCGCGTGAAAGCCGAATATAAGCTAGAAGCGGGCGATGTGGTGCGAGTCCCCCCCGTTACGGTTGAAGTCAAAGAGAATGAGCCAGCTCCACCCAGCACCAAACTCAACAAAGTAGCGGAGTTGGAGCACTGTATCGTTTATGAAGATGATCATCTGCTGATCCTAAATAAGCCCTCAGGTACAGCGGTACATGGTGGGAGTGGTTTACACTTTGGGGCGATTGAGGCGCTGCGTGCTTTGCGACCTCAAGCTCGTTTTCTTGAATTAGTACATCGTATTGACCGTGATACCTCCGGCATTCTGCTTGTCGCTAAAAAGCGTTCAGCGCTGCGTCATTTACAGGCTCAGTTTCGTGAAAAAACGGTGCAGAAATACTATTACGCTTTAGTAATGGGACACTGGGATTCTGAATGCAAAGTGGTCAATGCGCCGTTGCTGAAAAATGAAGTTAACAGCATTGTACGAGTCAACCCAAACGGTAAACCGTCTGAAACGCGATTCCGTATTCTGGAGAAGTTTGCTGAGGCTACTTTAGTACAAGCGAGTCCTGTTACTGGGCGTACTCACCAAATCCGTGTACACACTCAATACATGGGGCATCCGATAGCGTGGGATGATCGTTATGGCGATCGTCGGTTTGATGCTTACACGGCAAAGTTTGGTATTGAACGATTATTCTTGCATGCGGCGAACATTCAATTTGTTCATCCGGCCAGTGAGGAGAAAATGGAGATTAACGCTCCGCTTGAGGCGCATCTTGAGCAAGCTCTTGCTAAAATGCGTCAGGCTTAA
- a CDS encoding Maf family protein: MQNYQLVLASTSPFRQQILAKLKLPFITAKPDCDETPLIGETPEHLVMRLAENKARSCFLAEPSLVIGSDQVCIIDNDIIGKPLTVEKAVEQLLRQSGKAITFYTGLALFNNQTQQTHVVCDTFTVHFRVLSEDMARRYVEAEQPLHCAGSFKSEGLGIALFERLEGDDPNSLIGLPLIKLIQLLEQEGLNVI, translated from the coding sequence ATGCAAAATTACCAACTAGTTTTAGCTTCCACTTCTCCATTTCGCCAACAAATTCTGGCGAAACTGAAGTTGCCTTTTATCACCGCCAAGCCAGATTGCGATGAAACCCCTTTAATCGGTGAAACACCAGAGCATTTGGTGATGCGCTTAGCCGAAAACAAAGCGCGTAGCTGCTTTTTAGCAGAACCCAGTTTAGTGATTGGTTCCGATCAAGTCTGCATTATCGACAATGACATCATCGGCAAACCATTAACCGTAGAAAAAGCCGTTGAACAACTTTTACGCCAAAGTGGCAAGGCCATTACTTTTTATACGGGTTTAGCGCTTTTTAACAACCAAACTCAACAAACCCATGTCGTATGCGACACCTTCACTGTACATTTTCGAGTTTTATCAGAAGACATGGCACGACGTTATGTGGAAGCTGAACAACCACTGCATTGCGCGGGTAGTTTTAAAAGTGAAGGCTTAGGAATTGCGCTGTTTGAGCGATTGGAAGGCGACGACCCAAACTCTCTCATCGGTTTGCCGCTGATTAAGCTGATTCAACTGCTTGAACAAGAAGGCCTAAACGTCATCTGA
- the yceD gene encoding 23S rRNA accumulation protein YceD: protein MQKVKIPRTVDPAKAAQKRLDFDGIIQVNLFKRLEESVAGVKRDAEVSLSFEIDEQQLVVISGKANIEVDLECQRCNEVFAHECEVEFTYTPYLGRKSEEDAPDEYDLVDLNEFGEVDLVQLVEDEFILNLPQVAMHDEADCSVDSDNLVFGELPEEVLEEKPNPFDVLKSLKK, encoded by the coding sequence ATGCAAAAGGTAAAAATACCGCGAACGGTTGATCCGGCTAAAGCCGCTCAGAAAAGATTAGACTTTGATGGCATCATCCAAGTTAATCTGTTCAAGCGCTTAGAGGAGTCAGTCGCAGGCGTTAAACGCGACGCTGAAGTTTCATTGTCATTTGAGATTGATGAACAGCAACTGGTTGTTATCTCTGGTAAAGCTAACATCGAAGTTGATTTAGAGTGTCAGCGCTGTAACGAGGTTTTCGCACACGAGTGTGAAGTTGAATTTACTTATACTCCTTATTTAGGTCGTAAAAGTGAAGAAGACGCCCCAGACGAGTATGATTTGGTAGATCTAAACGAGTTTGGCGAGGTTGACCTAGTTCAGTTAGTTGAAGACGAGTTCATCTTAAATTTGCCTCAAGTAGCAATGCACGACGAAGCGGATTGTAGCGTTGATTCAGACAATTTGGTGTTTGGTGAACTTCCTGAAGAAGTTTTGGAAGAGAAGCCGAATCCATTCGATGTTTTAAAAAGCTTGAAGAAGTAA
- the rpmF gene encoding 50S ribosomal protein L32 — translation MAVQQNRKTRSRRGMRRSHDALTAAALSVDATSGETHLRHNVTAEGYYRGKKVINK, via the coding sequence ATGGCCGTACAACAAAACCGTAAAACACGTTCAAGACGTGGTATGCGTCGTTCACACGATGCGCTAACAGCTGCAGCGCTATCTGTAGACGCAACTTCAGGTGAAACTCACCTGCGCCACAATGTAACCGCTGAAGGTTACTACCGTGGTAAAAAGGTTATCAACAAGTAA
- the plsX gene encoding phosphate acyltransferase PlsX, with translation MQNLTVALDAMGGDFGPRVTVPAAVQALSHFPELKVILVGDRHQITQQLSLLGYSANTRLSIVHSDRVISNSEKPSLALRHSAGSSMGMAIDLVAENQADACVSGGNTGALMALSRFRLKLLPGIDRPALVSALPTVSGRKTWMLDLGANVSSDADSLFQFAVMGAALAEQHLQQTPRVAILNIGAEEIKGNDLVKRCAEMLTQTQAINFIGYIEGNQLLTDAADVIVCDGFVGNVCLKACEGTAQLFIDKLKKSLLGSSIKGWIARKLFSELFTELKTLNPDQYNGASLLGLRGIVIKSHGSADVSAVVNAISEAVHEVKRQVPSRISDRLETVLLERHY, from the coding sequence TTGCAAAATTTAACCGTTGCACTTGATGCAATGGGCGGGGATTTTGGTCCGCGCGTTACAGTGCCTGCCGCCGTGCAGGCACTGTCACATTTCCCAGAGCTAAAAGTGATCTTAGTGGGTGATCGTCATCAGATTACTCAACAACTCTCTCTTCTTGGTTATTCAGCCAATACGCGTTTAAGTATTGTGCACAGTGACCGTGTCATCTCTAACTCCGAAAAACCTTCGCTTGCTTTACGTCACAGTGCTGGCAGCTCTATGGGCATGGCGATTGATCTTGTTGCTGAAAATCAAGCCGATGCGTGTGTCAGTGGTGGAAATACGGGGGCTTTGATGGCGTTGTCGCGTTTTCGTCTCAAACTTCTGCCTGGTATTGATCGCCCCGCGCTGGTTTCTGCATTGCCCACTGTATCCGGTCGCAAAACCTGGATGCTTGATTTAGGGGCCAATGTATCAAGTGATGCTGACTCTCTGTTTCAATTTGCCGTGATGGGTGCGGCGCTCGCTGAGCAACATTTGCAGCAGACTCCTCGTGTCGCGATTTTAAACATCGGTGCGGAGGAGATTAAAGGCAATGATCTGGTGAAACGTTGTGCAGAAATGCTGACTCAAACTCAAGCGATCAATTTCATTGGTTACATTGAAGGTAATCAGCTGTTAACCGATGCAGCAGATGTGATAGTGTGCGATGGCTTTGTTGGGAATGTGTGCCTTAAAGCGTGTGAAGGAACAGCACAACTCTTTATCGATAAGTTAAAAAAATCACTTTTAGGCTCATCCATAAAGGGTTGGATAGCAAGAAAACTGTTTTCTGAGCTTTTTACTGAATTAAAAACCCTGAACCCCGACCAGTATAACGGCGCAAGTTTGCTAGGATTGCGCGGCATTGTCATTAAGAGTCATGGAAGTGCTGATGTATCCGCTGTCGTGAATGCGATTTCTGAAGCGGTACATGAGGTGAAACGACAAGTACCCAGCCGTATAAGCGATCGTTTGGAAACGGTTTTACTCGAGAGGCATTATTAG
- a CDS encoding beta-ketoacyl-ACP synthase III, producing MYSKILGTGSYLPSQVRTNADLEKMVDTSDEWIVARTGIRERRIAADNETVADMAFYAAQNAIEMAGIDKNDIDMIIVATTSPSHTFPSAACQVQGKLGIKGCPAFDLAAACSGFMYALSIADQHVKSGVCKNILVIGSDALSKSCDPTDRSTIILFGDGAGAVVIGASNEPGILSTHIHADGEYGDLLSLEVPIRGGDSDKWLHMAGNEVFKVAVTQLSKLVVDTLKANDMHKSELDWLVPHQANYRIISATAKKLSMSLDQVVVTLDRHGNTSAATVPTALDEAVRDGRIKRGQMLLLEAFGGGFTWGSALVKF from the coding sequence ATGTATAGCAAAATTTTAGGTACTGGCAGCTACCTGCCATCTCAGGTGCGTACAAACGCAGATTTAGAGAAAATGGTAGACACCAGTGATGAGTGGATTGTTGCTCGTACTGGTATTCGCGAGCGTCGCATTGCTGCTGACAATGAAACTGTTGCCGATATGGCCTTCTATGCTGCACAAAATGCGATAGAGATGGCGGGTATCGATAAAAATGACATCGATATGATTATTGTGGCAACGACAAGTCCTAGTCACACATTTCCGTCTGCAGCTTGCCAAGTACAAGGTAAGCTCGGCATTAAAGGTTGTCCTGCGTTTGATTTAGCAGCCGCTTGCTCTGGTTTTATGTACGCTTTATCGATTGCTGATCAGCATGTGAAATCCGGTGTTTGTAAAAACATTCTCGTGATCGGCTCCGATGCACTATCGAAGTCTTGTGATCCTACGGATCGTTCAACCATTATCTTGTTTGGTGATGGCGCAGGTGCAGTGGTGATTGGTGCAAGCAATGAGCCGGGTATTCTTTCTACCCACATCCATGCGGATGGTGAGTATGGCGATTTACTAAGCCTTGAAGTGCCTATTCGTGGCGGCGACAGTGATAAATGGCTGCACATGGCAGGTAACGAAGTGTTCAAAGTTGCGGTGACTCAGCTGTCTAAGCTAGTAGTAGATACTTTAAAAGCCAATGATATGCATAAATCCGAGCTTGATTGGCTTGTTCCACACCAAGCTAACTACCGAATCATTTCCGCAACAGCGAAAAAGCTCTCGATGTCGTTGGATCAGGTTGTGGTGACTTTAGATCGCCACGGTAATACCTCAGCGGCTACCGTACCAACGGCCTTAGATGAAGCGGTTCGTGACGGTCGTATCAAGCGTGGGCAGATGCTACTGCTCGAAGCCTTTGGTGGCGGTTTCACTTGGGGCTCTGCTCTGGTGAAGTTCTAA